A genomic region of Magnolia sinica isolate HGM2019 chromosome 6, MsV1, whole genome shotgun sequence contains the following coding sequences:
- the LOC131248249 gene encoding leucine-rich repeat receptor-like protein kinase TDR, whose amino-acid sequence MRSKTAFLSVFLLLFKTALVFSATSSTTTLPLPLLSLLSLKTALRDPLSSLNDWNPDLPNPGFPQPVWCSWTGVTCDPTSFQIISLDLSHKNLSGFIPPEIRFLSHLTYLNLSNNGFDGPLQTALFELPYIKTLDISHNIFNGSFPPGISRLRFLAVFNAYSNNFSGPLPRGISRLRYLEVLNLGGSFFDGGIPPGYGGLTRLRFLHLSGNLLRGPVPYELGSLTRLEHMEIGYNEFRGGIPPQFGLLSNLTYLDVAQANLSGPLPSELGNLTHLESLLLFKNHFTGSIPESFSNLGSLKALDLSDNRLTGPIPTQFSSLKELTLLSLMDNHLTGGVPEGIGDLPNLETLLLWNNSLSGHLPQKLGSNSKLRMLDVSSNSLSGPIPPNLCSGNKLFRLILFSNSFDSELPSTLANCTSLWRFRIARNKLSGSIPAGFGLLPNLTFMDLSKNNFSGEIPSDLGIAPRLEYLNISENSFDSSLPDNIWSAPSLQIFSSSFCKLKGKIPDFIGCKNLYKIEMEGNSLSGSIPWDIGHCQKLLSFKISQNQLTGIIPWELAALPSITDVDLSRNSLTGTIPSAFDNCSTLESFNVSYNQLTGPIPSSGVMFRNLHPSAFTGNAGLCGGVLERPCMSDISPDGLEFRQQQQQPKKSAGAIVWVMAAAFGIGIFLLIAGSRCFHARYGRAFREETKSGPWNLTAFQRLNFTAEDVLECLSMSDKIIGMGSTGTVYKAEMPGGEIIAVKKLWGKQKETVRRRRGVLAEVDVLGNVRHRNIVRLLGCCSNNENTLLLYEYMPNGSLDDLLHGKNKGENLVADWLTRYKIALGVAQGICYLHHDCNPVIVHRDLKPSNILLDSEMEARVADFGVAKLIQTDESMSVIAGSYGYIAPEYAYTLQVDEKSDIYSFGVVLMEILSGKRSVDTSEFGDGNSIVDWVRAKIKTKQGVSEVLDTNAGASCASVREEMMLVLRVALICTSRSPSDRPTMRDVVSMLQEAKPKRKMPGSGGGGGTGGDSNGNSGGGASPLVQKPAMVC is encoded by the exons ATGAGATCCAAAACCGCCTTTCTCTCCGTCTTCCTTCTCCTCTTCAAAACCGCCCTGGTTTTCTCCGCCACCTCGTCCACCaccactctccctctccctctcctctctctcctctccctcaaAACCGCTCTCCGCGACCCGCTCTCCTCTCTCAATGACTGGAATCCCGATCTTCCCAACCCCGGTTTTCCCCAGCCGGTCTGGTGCTCCTGGACCGGTGTTACGTGCGATCCCACCTCCTTCCAGATCATCTCCCTCGATCTCTCCCACAAGAACCTCTCCGGTTTTATACCTCCCGAGATCCGATTCCTCTCTCACCTAACCTACCTCAATCTCAGCAACAATGGCTTCGATGGCCCACTCCAGACCGCCCTCTTCGAGCTGCCGTACATCAAGACCCTTGACATCAGCCACAACATCTTCAATGGTAGCTTCCCACCTGGCATCTCCAGGCTCCGTTTCCTCGCCGTCTTCAACGCCTACAGCAACAACTTCTCTGGCCCCTTGCCACGTGGCATCTCCAGACTACGCTATCTCGAGGTGCTCAACCTCGGAGGCAGCTTCTTCGACGGCGGCATCCCGCCGGGTTACGGCGGGTTGACTCGGCTGAGGTTCCTCCATTTGTCGGGTAACTTGCTGCGCGGCCCGGTACCGTACGAGTTAGGGTCGCTGACTCGGCTCGAGCATATGGAGATCGGGTACAACGAGTTCCGCGGCGGGATTCCTCCTCAGTTCGGGCTTCTGTCGAATCTCACATATCTCGACGTCGCGCAGGCGAATCTTTCCGGTCCTTTGCCGAGCGAGCTCGGTAACCTGACTCATCTCGAATCGCTGTTACTTTTCAAGAACCATTTCACCGGCAGCATACCCGAAAGCTTTTCGAATCTTGGCTCGTTGAAAGCGCTTGATTTGTCCGATAACCGACTTACAGGGCCGATTCCGACTCAGTTTTCTTCTTTGAAGGAGCTGACGCTGCTGAGTCTGATGGACAACCATCTGACTGGTGGAGTTCCGGAAGGGATCGGCGACCTTCCAAACCTCGAGACGCTTCTACTCTGGAACAATTCCCTCTCGGGCCATCTCCCTCAAaagctcggctcgaactcgaaGCTGCGGATGCTCGACGTCTCTTCGAACTCGCTGTCAGGACCGATTCCTCCGAATCTCTGCTCCGGCAATAAGCTCTTCCGCCTTATTCTCTTCTCCAACAGTTTCGATTCCGAGCTCCCGTCGACACTCGCTAACTGCACTTCCCTGTGGAGGTTTCGGATCGCCAGGAACAAGCTCAGCGGCTCCATTCCGGCGGGCTTCGGCCTCTTGCCCAACCTTACATTCATGGATCTCAGCAAGAACAACTTCTCCGGCGAAATCCCGAGTGACCTCGGCATCGCTCCGCGGCTGGAGTATCTGAACATCTCGGAGAATTCGTTCGACAGctctctgcctgataatatctgGAGCGCGCCGAGTCTGCAAATATTCTCTTCCAGTTTCTGCAAGCTGAAGGGCAAGATTCCGGATTTCATCGGATGTAAGAACTTGTATAAGATCGAAATGGAAGGGAATTCTCTCAGTGGAAGCATTCCGTGGGACATCGGCCATTGCCAGAAGCTCCTGAGCTTTAAGATCAGCCAGAATCAGCTCACCGGGATCATCCCATGGGAACTGGCAGCGCTCCCGTCAATCACAGACGTCGATCTGTCGCGGAATTCTCTCACCGGGACCATCCCTTCCGCCTTCGACAACTGCAGCACGTTGGAGAGCTTCAACGTCTCCTACAACCAGCTCACCGGGCCCATCCCGTCGTCCGGCGTGATGTTCCGCAACCTCCATCCGTCGGCATTCACCGGCAATGCTGGCCTATGTGGCGGGGTGCTGGAGAGGCCGTGCATGTCTGATATCAGCCCCGACGGCCTCGAATtccggcagcagcagcagcagccgaagAAATCAGCAGGCGCGATCGTGTGGGTCATGGCGGCAGCTTTCGGGATCGGGATCTTCCTCCTCATCGCCGGGAGCCGCTGCTTCCACGCAAGGTACGGGCGTGCCTTCCGAGAGGAGACGAAATCTGGACCGTGGAATCTCACGGCCTTCCAACGACTGAATTTCACCGCAGAGGACGTTCTCGAGTGCCTGTCGATGAGCGATAAGATCATAGGAATGGGATCGACAGGGACGGTCTACAAGGCAGAGATGCCAGGTGGCGAGATCATAGCCGTCAAAAAGCTGTGGGGAAAGCAGAAGGAGACGGTTAGACGGAGGAGGGGGGTTTTGGCGGAGGTCGACGTGCTGGGTAACGTCAGACACAGAAATATAGTAAGACTCTTGGGGTGCTGCAGCAACAATGAAAATACGCTGTTGTTGTATGAGTACATGCCGAATGGGAGCTTGGACGATCTGCTGCATGGGAAGAACAAAGGCGAGAACCTGGTGGCGGATTGGCTCACCCGGTACAAGATAGCACTGGGCGTAGCCCAAGGTATCTGCTACCTCCACCACGACTGCAATCCCGTTATCGTGCACCGCGATTTGAAGCCGAGCAACATACTGCTCGACTCTGAGATGGAAGCGAGGGTGGCGGATTTTGGGGTAGCGAAGCTGATCCAGACCGATGAGTCCATGTCCGTCATCGCCGGGTCTTATGGCTACATTGCGCCGG AGTATGCATACACGCTGCAAGTGGATGAGAAGAGCGACATTTACAGCTTTGGAGTGGTGTTGATGGAGATACTGAGTGGAAAGAGATCCGTCGACACCTCCGAGTTCGGGGACGGGAACAGCATCGTCGACTGGGTGCGGGCAAAGATCAAGACCAAACAAGGGGTGTCGGAGGTGCTCGACACGAATGCGGGTGCGTCATGCGCATCGGTGAGGGAAGAGATGATGTTGGTGCTCAGAGTGGCATTGATCTGCACTAGCCGTAGCCCCTCCGATCGGCCGACGATGAGGGACGTTGTCTCGATGCTGCAGGAAGCCAAGCCCAAGAGGAAGATGCCGGGCAGTGGTGGCGGTGGCGGCACGGGTGGTGATAGTAATGGGAATAGTGGAGGAGGGGCAAGCCCTTTGGTGCAGAAGCCAGCAATGGTCtgttaa